CAACGTGGAATTCGGGAGGGACAGGTGTCATTGAAACCAAATTATTCCATGCAATATGAATAAATGTACTCTCATACCATTCATGTCCTCCAGGTATTCCATTGATTATCAGAAATGCACCAATTATAATTAACATCCATCCAGTAAGTTTTTCAATTTTTTCACGGTTTGTGGTAATTCCCTTTGTTGCATTAACTCCAACAATAGCTAGAATTGATAACAATATCAAAGGAATAGCTCTTCCAACACCATGAACTGCACCCAAGCTTGCTCCAATCTCAACACTACCAGTTCCTGCGATGTAAATTAAAAGCCAGTAAAACATAGGGTTTGGGCATCCAACGCCAGCATTTCCTAGTAACAGCCCCATGAAAAAGGATTTTGAGTAATCGCCTCGTTTTTGGATGAATGAAGGGGTTCCAGAATAAGCTGGAAGTTTTAATTTAAATAATTTTAATTGAGACATTCCGAAAACAAATGCGGCTATTCCTGCAATCAAAAACATGTAAGATGAGATTTGATCAAGGTCTGCGGTTTGTCCTATTGCACCAATCCCAAAACCGTAAGACGATATTGTAATTGTCAGTCCTGCACCAAACAGCAACGACATTAAGAGTCCCTTTTTTGCACCTTTTCCCATGCTAAGTGGGATAATAATGAAAACTAGTGGAAGAGTGCATGGAAGAATAATCATTGAAAGTCCTGCAAGATATGCCATGATTAGCCATGAAGGGTACGAAAGCTCTTGGCCTGCACTAATTGCAACATCATTTGTTAGTGCAAAAATACCGCCAACAAATATCAGAGAAAATAAAATAAAAACAGCAACAATTAGAGATTTTTTTGCTGCAATTTGTTCAGTCATGAAGTAATTAGTACAATTGCCATATTTAATGAGCAAGAAATAGTGGGCCCACAGGGATTTGAACCCTGGATCTTCGCCGTGTAAGGGCGACGTCATAACCGACCTGGACTATGGGCCCGAAAACCTACCTTGTTAAAAACCATTTAAACTTTGAGACCATTAAAAATCTAGAAATTTAATTAGAAATTTACAACACATATGGTAGATATTGATTTTTTTTCTAGTCCAATAGGATTAGGCCATGCAACTAGAGACATTGCAATAGCAAAACAATTTCAAGACATCTCACTCAAATTTGTGACTGGAAGTGGTGCTGCCAAAATTATCCAAGACTCAAGTTTTAATGTAGAAAATCTGTACATGCCACCAAAATTTATTGTAGAAAATGGAAAGTTAAAAAGTCCTGCAAAATGGCTGTGGAGTTATTTTCAATATTACAAAGAATGTAAAAAGATCTCAAAGAAGATTATTGAAAAGGACAATCCAAGAATAGTTTTGAGTGATGAGGATTTTGCATCACTAACAATTGCTCAAAAGAAAAAAATACCAACTGTATTGATCACAGATATTTTGGAAACTCATTTTGTAAGAGGAATTGGTTCATTTATTGAAAAAAAGATGAATAAATCAATGCAAAACATCATTGAAAAATGTGAATTGGTTATTTTACCTGAGTTTGGGGAAAATAAAGGCAATATCAAAAGAGTAGGGCCAATTACAAGACATATAAAATATTCCAGAGAAGAATTGCGCAAGAAGTTTTCATTTGATAAAAAAACCATACTTATTTCAGTTGGAGGAACTGATGCAGGATTATTTTTAATAGAAAAAACACTAGATGCTGTAAAGAAAATTAATAGTGATGTAAAAGTGGTGGTTGTTTCAGGACCTTCTTTACAAAAAGATTTTGAAAAATATGTGACAAATTTAGGATATGTAGACAACTTGCATGAGTTTATTTTTGCATCAGACTTACTAATTTCTCTTGCAGGAAAATCAACTATAGATGAAGCAAAAGCATATGGTACGCCAGCAATATTTATTCCAATTAAGGGGCATTTTGAACAGGAAGACAATGCCAGAGAAGAAGGTTTTGAGTTCGAAGACATTTTCAAATTGGAAACAATGATCGAAGAAAAACTAACACAAAAGCGAACTTCAGTGTATTCAGATGGGGCCTCAAAGGCCGCCAAACTAATCACAGATTTAATTAAATAATTTTTTGATCCAATGCTTAATAGATGGCCAATAATTTTTCTTAAAGTACCATGACAAAACTAGTAGTTGCTAAATTTGGAGGAAGTGCAATCGGTCCTAATGGAGAGGCGATTCCAAAAATAATTGAAAGAATTAATGATTTAAAAAAAGATTCAAAGGTTCTTGCAGTTTTTTCAGCACCACTAACTACAGATAATGGAAAAAAACGCTCACTTACTGATGTTATATTAGAACAGGGCAGAAATGCTGAAAGTGGTTCTAAAGTAAATCTTGAACTAGTAAAATCAACTTATGATAAAATTTTGGATATGGTAGATTCGGATAATAAAGAGGAATGCAAAAAAACAATGGATTCATTCCTAGAAATGGCTAAAAATGCATTAGAAGAGGCCCTAGAAAAAAGGCAATTTGCAGATGAGGTACGTTCACGTGCCTTAGCATTTTCGGGTGAAATTCTCATGTCCCATGTAATGAACTACATCTTGAGAAGCAATGGAATGAAAAGTGATGCTGTAAGTTTTGCTGATTGGCCAATAATTACAGATCACAACATAGAATCTACAAATTTTCTGGCATCAAAATCACGTGACAGATTAGAAAATACAGAGAAGATGGTAGAACAAAATGATGTTGTAACAATTGGAGGATTTATTGGAAAAACTGAAGATGGAATCACAACAACATATGAACGTGGGGGCTCAGATAGAACAGCAGCTGATCTAGGAATACTATTTCATAAAAAATATGAAACTAGAATAGATTTTGAAAAAGACAGTTCCGTAGTATCTGCAGATCCAAAAATCGTTGAATCAGGATTAACAGAAGTAGTTCAGTTATCATATAATGAAGCAAGATTAGCTGGAATGTTTGGAATGAAAATTTTGGATCCGATAGCTATCAAAGAGATTGTTGAAAATGGGGTAGACATGCCAATAATAGTTACTAACATGAAAGATCCATCAAAAACAACAACAATCAAAAGAATTCCAGACAACAAAGAAGGACATCCAATCAAAATTGTTACAGGAAAAGAAAATTGTGCAATATTTAGAATTGAAACAACAAATGTTCAAAAATTACTTACATCTCTAGAGAAAGATAAAAGATATAGTGAATTCATAATATTGTCACCTTTTACTAAAGACGGTATTGAATTTTCAAGGATATTGTTTCTTGATGGAGATTATGTTAAAAGAAATGAAAAATATTTCTTAGGATTTGATTCTCTTGCAACAATAACATACAACAGAGGAGTAATCACATTAATTGGAGATGAAATGTGGAGAGTTCAACAAGTTGCATCAAGAACTAGTGCAAGAATAGGTGAAGAGGGATTAAACATCTTGAATATGGATGCGCAAGAAGAGACTTCAAGAATAATCATTGTTGTGGAAGATTCCGAAGGGAATATCAGAAAGGCGATTAGTGCAGTACACGACGAAAAATCAAAAATAAATTTTGTATAATTAGTTGAGTGTAACAGGCGTTACTGATTTTCATCAGCACCGCCAAACTGGGTTTGTTCTTGGGACCATTATCTAGATTTAGCCCGGCGTTACCCAAAACACGCGTTAAGTATAGTTATCATTTCTACTATTTAGAGCTGATCTATATAGATCCGTTTACATACGCTCAGCTAAAAACCACAAAACCAAACCAAGTCCAATCAACGCATACCACTTGAAGTTTTTCTTATTCATGAAAACATTGGGTGAGGCTAATTCTTCATCATTGTATGTAGTAAAACGGATTTTTCTCATCTCAAAGGCTTGCCCAACTAATCCAACAATTAAAAGAGCAATTGCAGGAAACCCCAAAAACCATTCCATGGTAAAAATAGGATTACACAGAATATGTAGTTTCCATGTTGTGCTCATTTTGAAGATAATTCTTTAAATTGGTAGTGTTTTTTTCGTCTCCTATGCAAGAAGTTGGAAAAATTTGGATGAATGGGAAATTGATACCATTCAAAGATGCCAAAGTACACGTTCTAACTCATGCACTTCATTATTCAACATCAATTTTTGAAGGAATTCGTTGTTATGATACCCCTAAAGGTTCTGCAATTTTTAGATTACCTGAACATGTAGATCGATTTTTCAAATCAGCAAAACTATATTCAATGAAAATGCAATTTTCAAAAAAAGAAATATCAGATGCAATCATCAAGACAGTAAAAGCAAGTGGCCTCAAAGAATGTTACATTAGACCTCTAGCATATTACGGATACGGTACAATGGGATTAACTCCAACACATAACAAAGTGGATGTTTCTATAGCATGTTGGGAATGGAAGATGGGAGAGTCAAAAGCTGGAAAATTCTCAGGTGCAAAATGTAAGGTTTCAAGTTGGATTAAGATTGATTCAAGATCACAGCCAATGCAAGCAAAAGCTGCATCAAATTATGCAAATGCCGCATTAGCCAGAGTTGAAGCACTAGAAAATGGTTATGATGAGGCAATCATGCTAAATATTCATGGAAAAATCGCAGAAGGCAGTGCTGAAAATATTTTTGTTGTTAAAGACGACATTATTCAAACCCCGCCACTTTCAGCTGGAGGATTAGAAGGCATTACAAGAGACAGCGTAATTCAGATAATAGAAGCAAACGGAGGATTTGTAATTGAAAGAGACCTTGAAAGAGATGATCTTTATGCAGCTGATGAAATATTTATGACAGGAACTGCTGCAGAAGTAAAATCTGTTTCTCAAATTGATAAAGTAAAGATAGGAACAGGAAAGATGGGAACAATTACTAAAGCATTACAAAAATCATTTTCAGATGCTGCATTGGGAAAAGATGAAAGATTTTTGCCATGGTTGACATATTTGTAAATATTAAGAAGTTTTTTATCATCAATTTATACTCATAAAATCATGGAATCCTGTTCAACTGGCGACACTCAAGAGATTTGTTGGTTCTGTAGAAAAGGTAGACATGCAGACTGTATGAAAGAAATTCCTACAGATGGAAAGTCTGATGGGCCGCATGATTGCACATTTGATACAAAGATGATTCCTTGTAAATGCCAACATTAGAGTAGTAACAAATACCAGAGTTTTTGAAACATTGTATGAATTACAATAAAGAGTTTTGGGACAAGTACACTACAGAAAACGAAGCAAGATACAATGAAGAATTTGCAAAATTTGTAAGAGATTTGGCAATTTCCCTTCGTTGCAATAGCGTACTTGAGATAGGATGTGGTACAGGTATTGATTTAAGGTTATTTTCTGAATCGTTTGA
Above is a window of Nitrosopumilus sp. K4 DNA encoding:
- a CDS encoding cytochrome c biogenesis CcdA family protein, which encodes MTEQIAAKKSLIVAVFILFSLIFVGGIFALTNDVAISAGQELSYPSWLIMAYLAGLSMIILPCTLPLVFIIIPLSMGKGAKKGLLMSLLFGAGLTITISSYGFGIGAIGQTADLDQISSYMFLIAGIAAFVFGMSQLKLFKLKLPAYSGTPSFIQKRGDYSKSFFMGLLLGNAGVGCPNPMFYWLLIYIAGTGSVEIGASLGAVHGVGRAIPLILLSILAIVGVNATKGITTNREKIEKLTGWMLIIIGAFLIINGIPGGHEWYESTFIHIAWNNLVSMTPVPPEFHVGDHEHEHTAELAEEFVPVLFALLILFPVVWYFTKKRREVVA
- a CDS encoding glycosyltransferase, whose amino-acid sequence is MVDIDFFSSPIGLGHATRDIAIAKQFQDISLKFVTGSGAAKIIQDSSFNVENLYMPPKFIVENGKLKSPAKWLWSYFQYYKECKKISKKIIEKDNPRIVLSDEDFASLTIAQKKKIPTVLITDILETHFVRGIGSFIEKKMNKSMQNIIEKCELVILPEFGENKGNIKRVGPITRHIKYSREELRKKFSFDKKTILISVGGTDAGLFLIEKTLDAVKKINSDVKVVVVSGPSLQKDFEKYVTNLGYVDNLHEFIFASDLLISLAGKSTIDEAKAYGTPAIFIPIKGHFEQEDNAREEGFEFEDIFKLETMIEEKLTQKRTSVYSDGASKAAKLITDLIK
- a CDS encoding aspartate kinase, with the protein product MTKLVVAKFGGSAIGPNGEAIPKIIERINDLKKDSKVLAVFSAPLTTDNGKKRSLTDVILEQGRNAESGSKVNLELVKSTYDKILDMVDSDNKEECKKTMDSFLEMAKNALEEALEKRQFADEVRSRALAFSGEILMSHVMNYILRSNGMKSDAVSFADWPIITDHNIESTNFLASKSRDRLENTEKMVEQNDVVTIGGFIGKTEDGITTTYERGGSDRTAADLGILFHKKYETRIDFEKDSSVVSADPKIVESGLTEVVQLSYNEARLAGMFGMKILDPIAIKEIVENGVDMPIIVTNMKDPSKTTTIKRIPDNKEGHPIKIVTGKENCAIFRIETTNVQKLLTSLEKDKRYSEFIILSPFTKDGIEFSRILFLDGDYVKRNEKYFLGFDSLATITYNRGVITLIGDEMWRVQQVASRTSARIGEEGLNILNMDAQEETSRIIIVVEDSEGNIRKAISAVHDEKSKINFV
- a CDS encoding branched-chain amino acid transaminase, whose protein sequence is MQEVGKIWMNGKLIPFKDAKVHVLTHALHYSTSIFEGIRCYDTPKGSAIFRLPEHVDRFFKSAKLYSMKMQFSKKEISDAIIKTVKASGLKECYIRPLAYYGYGTMGLTPTHNKVDVSIACWEWKMGESKAGKFSGAKCKVSSWIKIDSRSQPMQAKAASNYANAALARVEALENGYDEAIMLNIHGKIAEGSAENIFVVKDDIIQTPPLSAGGLEGITRDSVIQIIEANGGFVIERDLERDDLYAADEIFMTGTAAEVKSVSQIDKVKIGTGKMGTITKALQKSFSDAALGKDERFLPWLTYL